From Paenibacillus sp. PK3_47, the proteins below share one genomic window:
- a CDS encoding alpha/beta hydrolase-fold protein — protein MNKLLELSYPHLGCEEYTIYAGERRLEYRILISHPYGEAPPEGYPVVYALDGHAVFHTLAETARLQTRKPHGFDPVVIVAIGYPSGEPFDMTRRCYDFTIPADVETLPKRPDDSGWPEHGGADSFLDILQNEIMPMISALFPVDKKRQALFGHSLGGLLVLHALFTRPDLVTHFAAGSPSVWWGDYAVLAELEQFTAAYPELNLQRRLLITIGAEELDHMVEDADKLPAQLAQLAGSGLEVHLAKFPEEGHVSVLPAALSRLLKFALQV, from the coding sequence ATGAATAAGCTGCTGGAACTAAGTTATCCGCATCTGGGCTGCGAAGAATACACTATTTATGCCGGTGAACGCCGGCTGGAATACCGGATTCTTATTTCTCATCCCTATGGTGAAGCCCCGCCGGAAGGATATCCCGTAGTATACGCACTGGACGGACACGCTGTATTTCATACCCTGGCGGAAACTGCACGCCTGCAGACCCGCAAGCCGCACGGCTTCGATCCTGTGGTCATAGTAGCGATAGGCTATCCTTCCGGAGAACCTTTTGATATGACCCGCCGCTGTTATGACTTCACGATACCTGCCGATGTGGAGACGCTGCCCAAGCGCCCGGATGACAGCGGATGGCCGGAGCATGGCGGTGCCGACAGCTTCCTGGACATCCTGCAGAACGAGATTATGCCGATGATCTCCGCCTTGTTCCCGGTGGACAAAAAGCGCCAGGCGCTGTTCGGCCATTCACTCGGCGGCCTCCTTGTGCTGCATGCGCTGTTCACCCGGCCGGACCTGGTTACCCATTTTGCCGCCGGCAGCCCATCCGTCTGGTGGGGGGACTATGCCGTGCTTGCGGAGCTGGAGCAATTCACTGCCGCTTATCCGGAGTTGAACCTGCAGCGCCGTCTGTTGATTACCATCGGTGCCGAGGAGCTGGATCACATGGTCGAAGATGCGGATAAGCTCCCGGCTCAGCTGGCGCAGCTGGCAGGCTCGGGACTGGAAGTCCATCTGGCCAAATTTCCGGAGGAGGGGCATGTCAGTGTGCTGCCCGCGGCTTTGAGCCGGCTGCTGAAGTTTGCGCTGCAGGTGTAG
- a CDS encoding ATP-binding protein gives MSDDLDELSAKRRNKLKLIQFSKEDEALIESDKPKETFADVGGLEDVKKKIRMNFILPLQQPELFAAYGREAGGSLLLFGPPDCGKTFLARAVAGEIEANFLHIELQAILAMYVGQSENNLHNIFEKARENKPCVIFIDELDAMGGSRHQMRQHHDRMLVNQLLLELDGLQAQNDNVFVIGATNTPWYLDSALRRPGRFNHLVFVPPPEEAERQSILGLKLAGKPAAGLNLAKIAADTKLFSGADLEQVVSDAVEAAMERTFETGEIQPITNEDLKKAAKSRKATTLDWFSTARNYATFSDVNKDYQIVLDYIKKHGIK, from the coding sequence ATGTCCGATGATCTAGACGAGCTGTCAGCAAAAAGACGCAATAAACTAAAACTCATTCAATTCAGCAAAGAAGATGAGGCCCTTATCGAGTCGGATAAACCCAAGGAGACTTTTGCGGATGTAGGCGGCCTCGAAGATGTGAAGAAAAAAATCAGAATGAATTTTATTCTGCCCCTGCAGCAGCCGGAGCTGTTCGCTGCGTACGGCAGGGAAGCAGGAGGCAGTCTCCTGCTGTTTGGTCCTCCGGACTGCGGCAAAACCTTTCTGGCCCGTGCGGTTGCCGGGGAGATTGAGGCCAATTTCCTGCATATTGAACTGCAGGCCATTCTGGCCATGTATGTCGGGCAGAGTGAGAACAACCTGCATAATATCTTTGAAAAAGCGAGAGAGAACAAGCCGTGTGTCATCTTCATTGATGAGCTGGATGCCATGGGCGGCAGCCGCCATCAGATGCGCCAGCATCATGACCGGATGCTGGTCAACCAGCTGCTGCTGGAGCTCGACGGCCTGCAGGCGCAGAACGATAATGTATTCGTCATCGGTGCGACCAACACGCCATGGTATCTGGACTCTGCGCTGCGCCGGCCGGGGCGTTTCAATCATCTTGTGTTTGTACCGCCGCCGGAAGAGGCTGAACGCCAGAGTATTCTTGGACTGAAGCTGGCAGGCAAGCCTGCCGCAGGCCTCAATCTGGCCAAAATCGCTGCAGACACCAAGCTGTTCTCCGGTGCAGATCTGGAGCAGGTCGTCAGCGATGCAGTCGAGGCTGCCATGGAACGCACCTTTGAAACAGGCGAAATTCAGCCGATTACGAACGAAGATCTGAAGAAGGCTGCCAAATCACGGAAAGCGACTACACTGGACTGGTTCTCGACAGCGAGAAATTATGCGACTTTCAGTGATGTCAACAAGGATTATCAGATTGTACTGGATTATATCAAGAAGCATGGAATAAAGTAG
- a CDS encoding GNAT family N-acetyltransferase has translation MLELESKDYSVALRLLRQVKINTLFAEAVLAGSISGKLYTDSVVNPRAFYVAHPYGMSLLYGNTDNETFIEELRAYIMNTNGARSGAEWLQADPASGWSGIIDGILADHKGDIRKDTRVNFSFNRDAYLAAKAHYPRFSGSIVRTSKEQFLTQAGTVVPRYFWRDAGHFAEKGVGFTLLQDGTDAATAFAAYITKHQLEIGIETFEGYRGRGYALLAASRLIGYCLDQGLEPVWACRLENQGSYRLAQKLGFEPVLTLPYYRLAE, from the coding sequence ATGCTGGAGCTGGAAAGTAAAGATTATAGCGTCGCGTTAAGGCTGCTAAGACAAGTGAAAATAAACACACTGTTTGCAGAAGCCGTGCTTGCAGGGAGTATTTCCGGTAAGTTGTATACAGATAGTGTGGTGAATCCCCGGGCTTTTTATGTAGCACATCCCTACGGAATGTCCTTGCTGTACGGGAACACAGATAACGAAACGTTTATTGAGGAACTGCGCGCTTACATCATGAACACAAATGGCGCCAGGTCCGGTGCCGAATGGCTGCAGGCTGACCCGGCGTCTGGATGGAGCGGCATAATCGATGGCATCCTAGCGGATCACAAGGGGGATATCCGTAAAGATACAAGAGTCAACTTCAGCTTCAACCGTGATGCTTACCTGGCAGCGAAGGCTCATTATCCCCGCTTTAGCGGGAGCATTGTCCGTACTTCCAAGGAGCAGTTTTTGACTCAGGCAGGTACTGTAGTTCCCCGTTATTTCTGGAGAGACGCCGGCCATTTTGCGGAAAAGGGGGTCGGATTTACTTTACTGCAGGATGGGACTGATGCTGCCACGGCATTTGCGGCTTATATTACAAAACATCAGCTGGAGATAGGTATTGAGACCTTTGAAGGCTACCGCGGCAGAGGTTATGCGCTGCTCGCAGCTTCCCGGCTAATCGGTTACTGTCTGGATCAGGGCTTGGAACCGGTCTGGGCCTGCCGTCTGGAGAACCAGGGATCTTACCGGCTGGCACAGAAGCTGGGGTTTGAACCTGTGCTGACGCTGCCCTATTACCGGCTGGCTGAATGA
- a CDS encoding asparaginase, with the protein MMNPAPEVNFKASSFYNPSLKNVVILATGGTIAGSGEAHKTLNYEPGALPIQELLDSVPHLERIANCTGIQVSNLCSADITSEHWLTLASLINTLALREDVHGFVITHGTDTLDETSYFLNLVVKTDKPVIITGSMRPATAISPDGPLNLYQSVALAANPEAVGQGVMVVFAEGIYSGRDVQKVNTFKANAFDERDFGCLGYMRDSQAFFYTRSLKKHTTAAQFDVSALKELPEVSVAYFHVDADPGILEYLATISKGIVIAGAGGGIYSKPWIDKVGELKNNNIPVVRCSRISSGITLKDSYIDLSANSIPCNSLVPQKARILLSLALTQTTGYEEIAAMFNEY; encoded by the coding sequence ATGATGAATCCAGCTCCGGAAGTGAATTTTAAAGCTTCTTCTTTCTATAACCCCAGCCTGAAAAATGTGGTCATACTCGCCACTGGCGGTACCATCGCAGGCAGCGGGGAAGCACATAAAACCTTGAATTACGAGCCCGGCGCCCTGCCGATCCAGGAGCTGCTGGACAGCGTGCCCCACCTCGAGCGGATTGCCAACTGTACCGGAATACAGGTAAGCAACCTGTGCAGCGCCGACATCACCAGTGAACACTGGCTTACGCTGGCGTCGTTAATTAATACCCTGGCCCTGCGCGAGGATGTCCACGGCTTTGTGATTACTCACGGAACCGACACGCTGGATGAAACCTCCTATTTCCTGAATCTCGTCGTCAAAACGGACAAGCCCGTAATTATTACCGGCTCGATGCGGCCTGCGACAGCAATCAGTCCTGACGGCCCGCTGAACCTGTACCAGTCGGTTGCCCTGGCTGCTAACCCGGAAGCTGTGGGACAAGGGGTTATGGTTGTCTTTGCGGAAGGGATCTACAGCGGACGGGATGTCCAGAAGGTGAATACGTTCAAAGCCAATGCTTTTGACGAACGGGATTTTGGATGTCTCGGCTACATGCGGGACAGCCAGGCTTTCTTCTACACCCGTTCCCTGAAAAAGCATACCACTGCTGCCCAGTTCGACGTTTCCGCCCTAAAAGAGCTCCCCGAGGTGTCTGTGGCCTATTTCCATGTCGATGCCGATCCCGGCATTCTGGAGTATCTCGCTACCATCTCCAAAGGCATCGTCATTGCCGGAGCCGGCGGCGGGATTTACAGCAAACCCTGGATCGACAAGGTCGGTGAGCTGAAGAACAACAATATCCCGGTCGTCCGCTGCTCGCGCATTTCAAGCGGAATCACGCTCAAGGATTCGTATATTGACCTCTCGGCCAATTCGATCCCGTGCAACAGCCTGGTACCGCAGAAGGCAAGAATCCTGCTGTCACTGGCTCTGACGCAGACTACCGGATACGAAGAAATTGCCGCGATGTTCAACGAATACTGA
- a CDS encoding ABC transporter substrate-binding protein, translating to MMPHQLPSSKIRKPWLPVILCLLLVVTLLAGCGSDTAGDGDSAAAVQSGAQAAPAAEAEVSSEASAEPEAVPADQAVYPLTVKDELGHEVTIPAAPERIFAPFMEDSLVVLGVKPVGQWSNKGKGQEYLQDELGDVPLVDFTSGLPSPEVVMDMKPDLIILHNAFYAENGVYEQYSKIAPTYVFKQAAGDLDHSVTVLGELLGEQKAAAKGLEEYRSKVDSAKAELAPHVKDKKALVIRFNSRGMFLMGSVYSGFVLAEELGIVQSSLVAGENSVDLSLELLPQIDADYIFLTNDSANSGETFYKELTDSVIWKSIPAVQAGHVYDVNDHYWLGGGLVAYSKVIDDVLEIITP from the coding sequence ATGATGCCACATCAATTACCATCTTCAAAAATACGGAAGCCGTGGCTTCCGGTAATTTTATGCCTGCTGCTTGTTGTGACACTGCTTGCCGGGTGCGGTTCAGACACTGCCGGGGACGGTGACAGTGCTGCGGCAGTGCAATCTGGCGCACAGGCAGCTCCCGCAGCGGAAGCTGAAGTATCGTCTGAAGCTTCTGCAGAACCGGAAGCGGTGCCTGCTGACCAAGCTGTATATCCGCTGACGGTTAAGGACGAGCTGGGTCATGAAGTTACAATTCCGGCTGCGCCGGAGCGGATTTTTGCACCATTCATGGAAGATTCGCTGGTGGTACTCGGCGTGAAGCCGGTGGGCCAATGGTCGAACAAAGGAAAAGGCCAGGAATATCTGCAGGATGAGCTTGGAGATGTTCCGCTCGTGGATTTCACCAGCGGACTGCCTTCACCGGAGGTAGTCATGGATATGAAGCCTGACCTGATCATTCTGCACAATGCCTTTTACGCCGAGAATGGCGTCTACGAGCAATACTCCAAAATTGCCCCTACCTATGTGTTCAAGCAGGCTGCGGGTGATCTCGATCATTCGGTAACCGTGCTCGGAGAATTGCTGGGCGAACAGAAGGCAGCTGCCAAAGGACTGGAGGAATACCGCAGCAAGGTTGATTCGGCCAAGGCGGAGCTTGCTCCGCATGTTAAAGATAAAAAGGCGCTGGTCATCCGTTTTAACTCCAGAGGCATGTTCCTGATGGGCAGCGTTTATAGCGGATTTGTGCTGGCGGAGGAGCTTGGCATTGTCCAGAGCAGTCTGGTTGCCGGCGAGAACAGTGTGGATCTGTCGCTGGAGCTGCTGCCGCAGATTGATGCGGATTATATCTTCCTGACTAATGATTCCGCGAACAGCGGAGAGACCTTTTATAAAGAACTCACGGACAGTGTAATCTGGAAGAGTATCCCGGCCGTCCAGGCAGGCCATGTATATGATGTGAACGATCATTACTGGCTCGGTGGAGGGCTGGTAGCCTATAGCAAAGTCATAGACGACGTGTTGGAGATCATAACGCCATGA
- a CDS encoding helix-turn-helix domain-containing protein, protein MLDSLKLEKEIPSCRPERADLAEIRAYMARHYHEPLTIGQLAGMAGLKPKYFGDLFKKTYGQSAMDYLTDLRMSRAKQYLQESDYLLREIAERVGYSDEFYFSRKFKKEFGMPPTAFVRQQKRRIAVTSAAGTGQLLALDIIPAAAPLDSKWTFFYYNQYYAEIGTHLRVDLMDQATEMDKLIRSRPDAIIGHEALSAEWRESLCRNVQTLFIPEEQDRWDIQLYEIAVFFGRKRQYNEWMQKHKRKAEMVKRELAAEVGDDTCLVLRFSRNQLYLYSNRGIRDTLFGELGLQPAYAQNGMLYNEPVTLDEIQRMNPQRLMMIICPDSVTRMHWLSLQHSGSWRSLDAVMNNEMYQLPSDPWFEYSATAIDRMLEEILLMFTGKCPGPQQDEVHG, encoded by the coding sequence GTGCTAGACAGTCTAAAGCTGGAAAAGGAAATACCGTCCTGCCGGCCCGAACGGGCAGATCTGGCAGAAATCCGCGCTTACATGGCCCGGCATTATCATGAACCGCTAACCATCGGGCAGCTGGCCGGAATGGCGGGGCTTAAGCCCAAGTATTTTGGTGATCTGTTCAAAAAAACGTATGGTCAAAGTGCGATGGATTACCTGACGGATTTGCGGATGAGCAGAGCCAAGCAGTATCTTCAGGAGTCGGATTATCTGCTGCGGGAAATCGCCGAGAGGGTTGGATACAGCGATGAATTCTACTTCAGCCGCAAGTTCAAAAAAGAGTTCGGAATGCCGCCCACCGCTTTCGTTAGACAACAGAAACGGCGGATTGCCGTTACCTCTGCAGCCGGAACCGGGCAACTGCTGGCACTGGATATCATACCGGCAGCAGCACCGCTGGACTCCAAATGGACGTTCTTTTACTATAATCAATATTATGCTGAGATCGGGACTCATCTGAGGGTGGATCTGATGGACCAGGCGACGGAGATGGACAAGCTGATCCGTTCCCGGCCAGATGCCATTATCGGTCATGAAGCCTTGTCTGCAGAATGGCGTGAGTCCTTGTGCAGGAACGTGCAGACTCTGTTCATTCCGGAGGAGCAGGACCGCTGGGATATACAGCTGTACGAAATTGCTGTGTTTTTTGGCCGGAAACGGCAATATAACGAATGGATGCAGAAACATAAACGGAAAGCGGAGATGGTAAAACGGGAATTGGCAGCAGAAGTGGGGGATGACACCTGCCTGGTGCTGCGCTTTAGCCGCAATCAGCTGTATCTGTACTCCAACAGGGGGATCAGGGATACACTGTTTGGTGAGCTGGGACTGCAACCCGCTTATGCGCAGAATGGCATGCTGTACAATGAGCCTGTGACTTTAGATGAAATTCAGCGTATGAACCCGCAAAGGCTGATGATGATCATCTGCCCCGATTCAGTAACCCGGATGCACTGGCTGTCACTGCAGCATAGCGGAAGCTGGCGTTCTCTTGATGCTGTCATGAACAACGAGATGTATCAGCTGCCTTCAGATCCCTGGTTCGAGTATTCCGCCACCGCGATCGACCGGATGCTGGAAGAGATCCTGCTGATGTTTACAGGAAAATGTCCAGGTCCGCAGCAGGATGAAGTCCATGGTTAG
- a CDS encoding tetratricopeptide repeat protein — protein sequence MENEFRERTLTAVQQLMNMKRYKEALAEAEQVLRESPEDPDIFALIAHIYSLLDDHEKALYWAQEALSREPEQEVAWFVRVNIYYETENQKALNEALQEAMRIDPYEPHYYYLKANVLNKKGKYKESREQLLQALELRPENPLYLATLSYTEALLGNLEESARLDRIAIRYDAEMPYVLLYLAWAAGQRGDYELKETYMKNAVRLSPDDKQMQDEFLEALQERNRLFRIFLWPGRMFRRMKRWQILVGWFAVWLLFRPLVIVFIVLYVLMHWITKGIVHVQVFGWRRRGS from the coding sequence GTGGAAAATGAATTCAGGGAGCGGACGCTGACTGCAGTGCAGCAGCTGATGAATATGAAGCGGTATAAGGAGGCGCTGGCTGAAGCCGAGCAGGTGCTGCGGGAGTCGCCGGAGGATCCGGATATTTTTGCGCTGATTGCTCATATTTATAGTCTGCTGGACGACCATGAGAAGGCCTTATACTGGGCGCAGGAAGCGCTGAGCCGGGAGCCGGAGCAGGAGGTAGCCTGGTTTGTCCGTGTCAACATCTACTATGAGACCGAGAATCAGAAGGCGCTGAATGAAGCGCTGCAGGAAGCGATGCGGATTGATCCCTATGAACCTCATTACTATTATCTCAAAGCAAACGTGCTGAACAAGAAAGGGAAATATAAGGAGTCCCGGGAACAGCTGCTGCAGGCGCTGGAGCTCAGGCCGGAAAACCCGCTGTATTTGGCGACACTGAGCTACACGGAGGCGCTGCTGGGCAACCTTGAAGAGTCGGCAAGACTGGACCGCATTGCGATCCGATATGATGCTGAAATGCCGTATGTGCTGCTGTATCTGGCATGGGCGGCGGGACAGCGCGGAGATTATGAGCTTAAAGAAACTTATATGAAAAATGCGGTCAGGCTCAGTCCTGACGACAAGCAGATGCAGGATGAGTTCCTGGAGGCGCTGCAGGAGCGGAACAGGCTGTTCCGTATCTTTTTATGGCCGGGCCGGATGTTCCGCAGGATGAAACGCTGGCAGATCCTGGTGGGCTGGTTTGCTGTATGGCTGCTGTTCAGGCCGTTAGTTATTGTATTTATTGTGCTCTATGTCTTAATGCACTGGATCACTAAAGGAATCGTGCATGTTCAGGTATTCGGCTGGCGTCGCAGGGGTTCCTGA